A region from the Hydrogenimonas sp. genome encodes:
- a CDS encoding translation elongation factor G yields MARKTPIERVRNIGIAAHIDAGKTTTTERILFYTGLSHKIGEVHDGAATMDWMEQEQERGITITSAATTCYWKNHQINIIDTPGHVDFTIEVERSMRVLDGAVAVFCAVGGVQPQSETVWRQANKYGVPRMAFVNKMDRIGADFFEVERQIKERLKSNAVPIQIPIGAEDDFQGVVDLVEMKAIIWEDEGFGQKFQVTDIPADLVDKANEYREKLIEAVAETSEELMEKYFGGEELTVDEIKKGIKAATLDMSMVPMLCGTAFKNKGVQPMLDAVVDYLPAPTEVRNIHAEDLDGNPVEVKSTDDGPFAALAFKIMTDPFVGQLTFIRVYRGTVEAGSYVYNSTKGKKERIGRLLQMHSNKRQEIKEIFAGEIGACVGLKNTLTGDTLCDEKEKVILERMEFPDPVISVAVEPKTKADQEKMSIALQKLAEEDPSFRVHTDEESGQTIISGMGELHLEILVDRMMREFKVEAEVGQPQVAYRETIKTPVEQEYKYAKQSGGRGQYGHVFLKLEPMEPGSGYEFVDAIKGGVVPREFIPAVDKGVQEAMQNGVLAGYPVEDVKVTLYDGSYHDVDSSEMAFKLAGSMGFKEGAKKANPVILEPIMKVEVEIPEDYMGDVIGDLNRRRGQINSMEDRHGNKIVNAFVPLAEMFGYSTDLRSATQGRGTYAMEFDHYEEVPKNVADEIIKKRNG; encoded by the coding sequence ATGGCACGAAAAACACCTATTGAACGTGTACGAAACATCGGTATCGCTGCGCACATCGATGCCGGAAAAACCACCACTACAGAACGAATTCTCTTTTATACCGGACTTTCACACAAAATCGGAGAGGTTCATGACGGCGCCGCCACAATGGACTGGATGGAGCAGGAGCAGGAGCGCGGTATTACGATCACCTCCGCTGCGACTACATGTTACTGGAAAAACCACCAGATAAATATCATCGATACACCCGGCCACGTCGACTTTACAATCGAAGTCGAGCGTTCAATGCGTGTTCTTGACGGTGCGGTAGCCGTTTTTTGTGCCGTCGGCGGCGTACAGCCGCAGTCCGAAACGGTCTGGCGCCAGGCGAACAAATACGGCGTTCCCCGTATGGCATTCGTAAACAAAATGGACAGAATCGGTGCCGACTTTTTCGAGGTGGAGCGCCAGATCAAAGAGCGCCTGAAGTCCAACGCCGTGCCGATCCAGATCCCTATCGGAGCGGAGGATGACTTCCAGGGTGTCGTCGATCTTGTCGAGATGAAAGCTATCATCTGGGAAGATGAGGGCTTCGGACAGAAGTTCCAAGTTACCGATATACCGGCAGATCTTGTCGATAAAGCGAATGAGTACAGAGAGAAGCTTATAGAGGCTGTCGCCGAAACGAGCGAAGAGCTGATGGAGAAGTACTTCGGCGGCGAAGAGCTTACAGTAGATGAGATAAAAAAAGGTATCAAGGCCGCGACACTCGATATGTCTATGGTTCCGATGCTCTGTGGAACCGCCTTCAAAAACAAGGGTGTTCAGCCGATGCTCGATGCGGTCGTAGACTATCTCCCCGCACCGACTGAGGTTAGAAATATCCATGCCGAAGATCTCGACGGAAACCCGGTAGAGGTTAAATCGACAGACGACGGTCCGTTCGCGGCGCTTGCGTTCAAGATTATGACAGACCCGTTCGTCGGACAGCTCACCTTTATCCGTGTATATCGCGGAACCGTCGAGGCGGGTAGCTACGTCTACAACTCTACCAAGGGGAAAAAAGAGCGAATAGGGCGTCTTCTGCAGATGCACTCCAACAAACGGCAGGAGATCAAAGAGATCTTCGCCGGGGAGATAGGCGCCTGTGTCGGTCTGAAAAACACACTGACAGGTGATACCCTCTGTGACGAAAAAGAGAAGGTTATTCTCGAGCGTATGGAGTTCCCCGATCCTGTCATCTCCGTCGCGGTCGAGCCGAAGACGAAGGCGGACCAGGAGAAGATGTCTATAGCTCTCCAGAAACTGGCCGAAGAGGATCCGAGCTTCAGGGTTCACACAGACGAAGAGAGCGGACAGACTATCATCTCCGGTATGGGTGAGCTTCACCTCGAGATCCTGGTCGACAGGATGATGCGCGAGTTCAAGGTCGAGGCGGAAGTTGGACAGCCGCAGGTTGCCTACCGCGAAACGATCAAAACCCCGGTCGAGCAGGAGTACAAGTATGCAAAACAGTCCGGTGGACGCGGACAGTACGGCCACGTATTCCTCAAGCTCGAGCCTATGGAGCCCGGCAGCGGCTACGAGTTCGTAGATGCGATCAAGGGCGGTGTCGTTCCGAGAGAGTTCATTCCCGCCGTCGACAAAGGTGTGCAGGAAGCTATGCAAAACGGTGTTCTCGCCGGTTATCCCGTAGAGGATGTCAAAGTGACACTCTATGACGGAAGCTACCATGATGTCGACTCTTCCGAAATGGCGTTCAAACTTGCGGGATCCATGGGATTCAAAGAGGGTGCGAAAAAGGCCAACCCGGTTATTCTCGAGCCTATCATGAAGGTCGAGGTGGAGATTCCCGAAGATTACATGGGTGATGTAATCGGTGACCTGAACCGACGCCGCGGCCAGATCAACAGCATGGAAGACCGCCACGGAAACAAAATCGTCAACGCATTCGTTCCGCTTGCGGAGATGTTCGGTTACTCAACCGACCTGCGTTCCGCTACTCAGGGACGCGGCACCTACGCTATGGAATTCGATCACTACGAAGAGGTTCCGAAAAACGTTGCCGACGAGATAATCAAAAAACGTAACGGCTAA
- a CDS encoding SSU ribosomal protein S7p, translating to MLDGKKSVAETVMYSALKIAEEKTGKKGIEIFDEAIENVKPLMEVKSRRVGGATYQVPIEVRPVRQQALAIRWIIDAARKRNERTMAARLANELMEAAEKRGAAYKKKEDTYKMAEANKAFAHYRW from the coding sequence ATGCTGGACGGCAAAAAGTCCGTTGCAGAAACAGTAATGTACAGTGCTTTGAAGATCGCCGAAGAGAAGACCGGCAAAAAAGGGATCGAAATTTTTGATGAAGCGATCGAAAACGTCAAACCTCTTATGGAAGTGAAGAGCCGACGTGTGGGCGGAGCGACATACCAGGTTCCTATCGAAGTACGCCCGGTACGCCAGCAGGCACTCGCAATCAGATGGATCATAGATGCCGCACGTAAGCGCAATGAGCGCACAATGGCGGCCAGACTTGCGAACGAGTTGATGGAAGCGGCTGAAAAGCGCGGTGCTGCTTACAAGAAAAAAGAGGATACCTACAAGATGGCAGAGGCGAACAAAGCGTTTGCCCACTACAGATGGTAG
- a CDS encoding SSU ribosomal protein S12p, with protein MISYIPGEGHNLQEHSIVLVRGGRVKDLPGVKYHIVRGALDTAGVANRRVSRSKYGTKRPK; from the coding sequence GTGATCAGCTATATCCCCGGCGAGGGGCACAACCTGCAGGAGCACTCCATCGTACTCGTACGCGGAGGACGTGTAAAAGACCTTCCGGGTGTTAAGTACCATATCGTGCGCGGTGCTCTCGATACCGCAGGTGTCGCGAACCGCCGCGTTTCGCGCTCCAAGTACGGTACAAAGCGCCCCAAATAA
- a CDS encoding DNA-directed RNA polymerase beta' subunit: MKKLVPIEVTEDKRPKDIKAIQLRLASPEKILSWSFGEVKKPETINYRTLKPERDGLFCAKIFGPVRDYECLCGKYKKMRYKGVVCEKCGVEVTSSKVRRYRMGHIDLVTPVAHIWYVNSLPSRIGTLLGVKMKDLERVLYYEAYIVENPGEASYDNEGKAPVLKYDILNEEQFQSIYQRFADSGFHAEMGGEVIKRLLADLDLAELFHNLKSEVEKTGSEAKRKTLVKRLKVIESFLTSNNRPEWMMLDILPVLPPDLRPLVALDGGKFAVSDVNDLYRRVINRNQRLKRLMELDAPEIIIRNEKRMLQESVDALFDNGRRGNAVKGANKRPLKSLSEVIKGKQGRFRQNLLGKRVDFSGRSVIVVGPNLRMDQCGLPKNMALELFKPHLLAKLEEKGYATTLKAAKNLIEERTNEVWECLQEIVEEYPVMLNRAPTLHKLSIQAFHPVLIDGKAIQLHPLVCAAFNADFDGDQMAVHVPLGQEAIAECKLLMLSSMNILLPASGKAITVPSQDMILGLYYLSLEKQDVKGSNKLFANVKEVLTALDGEHLAIHARVRTIVDGRIVYTTAGRLILKSILPDFVPEHMWNKILKKKDIGVLIDYVYKHGGLEISAEFLDNLKDLGFKYATMAGISISADDIRIPDEKYKLVEEAKKRVREIQQQFGAGLLTEQERYNKIVDVWTDTNNAVAAEMLKLIKEDKGGFNSIYMMADSGARGSAAQIRQLAGMRGLMAKPNGEIIETPIISNFKEGLNVLEYFISTHGARKGLADTALKTANAGYLTRKLIDVAQNVKVTIDDCGTHEGVEVTDITIGSEMIESLEDRVHGRVLADDVIDPISNEILISEGTLIDDEKAQLIKDAAVRAVTIRTPITCKAKNGVCAKCYGLNMAEGKLVKPGEAIGIIAAQSIGEPGTQLTLRTFHIGGTASSEKAERQAIATKEGFIRYYNLKTYRNSEGKLLVANRRNAGILLVEPKIKAPFSGELEVQTVHEEIILTLKNGDEKVRYALRKSDVAKPNELAGVSGKIEGKYFLPYTSGTKVDENDSIVEVIKDGWNVPNRIPYAAELRVENGAPVTQTIRAEANGTLKYFHLKGDYLERYDGVKAGDKIDEKGLFAVVADDEGREANRHYIARGSIIKVGDDEKVENSTVIAEPVSSEHTVIAEWDPYTDPIIAEKSGKVTFEDIIPGITASEQFDEITGQTRLEINEYTPPGYKPAIVLATESGEIIRYSMEPKTAIYVVDGQEVKTADILAKTPKAVIKSRDITGGLPRVSELFEARRPKNPALIAEMDGVVSFGKPLRGKERIIISGENGQTSEYLVDKNRQILVHNGEFVHAGEKLTDGTVSSHDILRILGEKALHYYMVSEIQQVYRRQGVNISDKHIEIIYSQMLRQVRIVESGNTKFIAGDLVSRRQFIEENERIIKLGGEPAIAEPVLVGITRAAVSSDSFISAASFQDTTKVLTEASISAKVDPLDDLKENVIIGRLIPVGTGLYPQDEIKITEGGAEA; this comes from the coding sequence ATGAAGAAACTGGTTCCAATTGAAGTAACCGAAGATAAACGTCCGAAAGATATAAAGGCTATCCAGCTCAGGCTGGCCAGCCCGGAAAAGATTCTTTCATGGAGCTTCGGAGAGGTTAAGAAGCCGGAAACCATCAACTACCGAACTCTCAAACCGGAGAGGGACGGACTGTTCTGCGCGAAGATTTTCGGACCGGTCCGAGACTACGAGTGCCTCTGCGGAAAATACAAGAAGATGCGCTACAAGGGTGTCGTCTGTGAAAAGTGCGGCGTCGAAGTGACGAGCTCCAAGGTGAGACGCTACCGAATGGGTCACATCGACCTCGTAACTCCCGTTGCGCATATATGGTATGTTAACTCGCTTCCGTCCAGGATAGGAACGCTTCTCGGTGTGAAGATGAAAGATCTCGAGCGCGTACTATATTATGAAGCGTATATCGTAGAGAATCCCGGTGAAGCGAGCTATGACAATGAAGGGAAAGCTCCGGTACTGAAGTACGATATCCTGAACGAAGAGCAGTTCCAGTCCATATACCAGAGATTCGCCGACAGCGGTTTCCATGCCGAAATGGGAGGCGAGGTTATCAAGCGTCTGCTTGCAGACCTGGATCTTGCGGAACTTTTCCATAATCTCAAATCCGAAGTAGAGAAGACCGGTTCGGAGGCCAAAAGAAAGACTCTCGTAAAGCGTCTCAAAGTGATCGAGTCGTTCCTTACCTCCAACAACAGACCCGAGTGGATGATGCTCGATATTCTTCCGGTGCTTCCTCCGGATCTAAGGCCCCTCGTCGCACTCGACGGAGGCAAGTTCGCCGTGTCGGACGTAAACGACCTCTATCGCCGAGTCATAAACAGGAACCAACGCCTGAAGAGGCTTATGGAGCTCGATGCTCCGGAGATTATCATCAGGAACGAGAAGCGGATGCTCCAGGAGTCTGTCGATGCGCTCTTTGACAACGGCAGACGCGGAAATGCGGTAAAGGGAGCCAACAAGAGGCCTCTCAAGTCGCTTAGCGAAGTTATCAAAGGCAAGCAGGGACGCTTCAGGCAGAACCTGCTTGGTAAGCGTGTCGACTTCTCTGGTCGATCTGTTATCGTCGTAGGCCCCAATCTCAGAATGGACCAGTGCGGTCTTCCCAAGAACATGGCACTCGAGCTCTTCAAGCCGCATCTGCTTGCAAAGCTCGAAGAGAAGGGGTACGCAACGACTCTGAAGGCGGCTAAAAACCTGATAGAGGAGCGCACGAACGAGGTTTGGGAGTGTCTGCAGGAGATTGTAGAGGAGTATCCGGTCATGTTGAACCGTGCCCCTACGCTTCACAAGCTCTCGATTCAGGCATTCCACCCCGTACTGATAGACGGAAAGGCTATACAGCTTCACCCGCTGGTCTGTGCCGCCTTCAACGCCGACTTCGACGGCGACCAGATGGCCGTCCACGTCCCTCTGGGTCAGGAGGCGATAGCGGAGTGCAAGCTGCTTATGCTGAGCTCGATGAACATTCTCCTTCCGGCGAGCGGAAAAGCGATTACGGTACCGAGCCAGGATATGATTCTGGGACTGTACTACCTCTCTTTGGAGAAACAGGATGTGAAGGGTTCCAACAAGCTCTTCGCCAACGTCAAAGAGGTGTTGACTGCACTAGACGGGGAGCACCTCGCGATACATGCGCGTGTACGTACGATCGTCGACGGGCGTATCGTCTATACCACTGCCGGTCGACTGATTCTCAAATCGATCCTGCCCGATTTCGTGCCGGAGCATATGTGGAACAAGATTCTTAAAAAGAAAGATATAGGTGTTCTGATCGACTACGTATACAAGCACGGCGGGCTGGAGATCTCCGCGGAGTTCCTCGACAACCTCAAGGATCTGGGCTTCAAGTATGCGACAATGGCCGGCATATCTATCTCCGCGGACGATATAAGAATACCGGATGAAAAGTATAAACTCGTAGAAGAGGCGAAGAAGCGTGTCAGGGAGATACAGCAGCAGTTCGGCGCCGGACTTCTTACCGAGCAGGAGCGCTACAACAAGATCGTGGATGTCTGGACAGATACGAACAATGCGGTTGCGGCGGAGATGCTCAAGCTTATAAAAGAGGACAAGGGCGGATTCAACTCGATCTACATGATGGCGGACTCGGGAGCGAGAGGTTCCGCAGCGCAGATCAGGCAGCTGGCGGGTATGCGCGGACTTATGGCGAAGCCCAACGGGGAGATTATCGAAACTCCGATCATCTCCAACTTCAAAGAGGGGCTGAATGTTCTGGAGTACTTCATCTCCACGCACGGTGCGCGTAAAGGTCTTGCGGATACGGCCCTCAAAACGGCCAACGCAGGATATCTGACTCGTAAACTCATCGATGTAGCACAGAATGTCAAAGTAACCATCGATGACTGTGGAACCCATGAGGGTGTAGAGGTTACCGATATCACGATCGGCTCCGAGATGATAGAGAGCCTGGAGGATCGTGTACACGGACGTGTACTCGCGGATGATGTTATCGACCCGATAAGCAACGAGATTCTCATCTCCGAAGGTACCCTGATCGACGACGAGAAAGCGCAGCTGATTAAAGATGCGGCTGTCCGTGCAGTGACCATAAGGACGCCGATCACCTGTAAAGCCAAAAACGGCGTCTGTGCCAAATGTTACGGCCTGAATATGGCTGAAGGAAAGCTGGTCAAGCCGGGTGAGGCGATAGGAATCATCGCGGCTCAGTCTATCGGTGAGCCGGGAACCCAGCTCACTCTGCGTACATTCCATATCGGCGGTACCGCATCGAGTGAAAAGGCTGAAAGACAGGCTATCGCCACCAAAGAGGGCTTCATAAGATACTACAACCTGAAGACCTACCGCAACAGCGAAGGAAAACTGCTTGTTGCTAACAGGAGAAATGCCGGTATTCTGCTGGTAGAGCCGAAGATAAAGGCCCCGTTCAGCGGAGAACTTGAGGTACAGACGGTTCATGAGGAGATCATTCTCACACTCAAAAACGGAGATGAGAAGGTAAGATACGCGCTGAGAAAGAGCGATGTTGCCAAACCGAACGAGCTTGCAGGGGTCAGCGGAAAGATAGAGGGTAAATATTTCCTTCCCTATACAAGCGGCACTAAAGTGGATGAGAACGACTCGATAGTGGAGGTCATCAAAGACGGATGGAACGTACCCAACCGTATCCCCTATGCCGCCGAGCTTCGCGTCGAAAACGGTGCGCCCGTGACGCAGACGATAAGAGCGGAGGCAAACGGTACACTGAAGTATTTCCACCTCAAGGGGGACTATCTCGAGCGCTACGACGGTGTGAAAGCGGGAGACAAGATCGACGAAAAGGGCCTCTTCGCCGTCGTTGCGGATGATGAGGGCCGGGAAGCCAACAGGCACTACATTGCACGCGGATCCATCATCAAGGTCGGTGACGATGAAAAGGTGGAGAACAGTACGGTTATCGCCGAGCCGGTAAGTTCGGAACATACGGTTATCGCCGAGTGGGACCCCTATACAGACCCGATAATAGCGGAAAAGAGCGGTAAAGTTACATTCGAAGATATAATTCCCGGCATCACGGCCAGCGAACAGTTCGACGAAATTACAGGCCAGACCAGACTCGAAATAAACGAGTATACCCCCCCGGGTTACAAGCCGGCTATAGTTCTGGCTACCGAGAGCGGTGAGATTATACGCTACAGCATGGAGCCGAAGACTGCTATTTATGTCGTTGACGGACAGGAGGTCAAAACCGCGGACATTCTGGCAAAAACTCCGAAAGCGGTTATCAAGTCACGCGACATCACCGGAGGTCTTCCTAGGGTAAGTGAACTCTTCGAGGCGAGAAGACCGAAAAACCCCGCACTCATTGCGGAGATGGACGGGGTTGTATCTTTCGGCAAACCGCTCAGAGGAAAAGAGAGAATCATCATCTCCGGTGAAAATGGACAGACTAGCGAGTACCTGGTAGATAAAAACCGTCAGATTCTCGTGCATAACGGCGAGTTTGTACACGCCGGCGAAAAGCTCACCGACGGAACTGTGAGCAGTCACGATATTCTAAGAATTTTGGGTGAAAAGGCTCTGCACTACTACATGGTCAGCGAAATACAGCAGGTCTACAGACGGCAGGGTGTCAACATTTCGGACAAGCATATCGAAATCATATACTCCCAGATGCTGCGTCAGGTACGCATAGTTGAGAGCGGTAACACCAAATTTATCGCCGGCGACCTCGTCAGCAGACGTCAGTTCATTGAGGAGAACGAGCGGATTATCAAGCTTGGAGGAGAACCTGCGATCGCCGAACCAGTTCTGGTCGGTATCACGCGTGCCGCGGTAAGCTCAGACAGTTTCATCTCTGCGGCATCGTTCCAGGATACTACAAAGGTACTGACTGAGGCGAGCATATCCGCGAAAGTGGACCCGCTTGACGATCTGAAAGAGAATGTCATCATCGGGCGTCTCATTCCGGTCGGTACCGGACTCTATCCGCAGGATGAGATAAAAATTACGGAGGGCGGAGCGGAAGCGTAA